GCCGCGGCTCCCCGAGGGATCCCCCCGCCTCGACGCAGCATGTGCTCCCCCTCCAAGACAACGTCCACGCCGGCCTTGAGCGGGGAGATTTGTTCCGGCTGACGAGCTGCGAATATCCTCCGACGGCCGCTTCGCTTCCCTTCGCCTCTTTTAAAACGCTCCTCGTCGCAATGCAAATGTCTGCCAGCGAGCAAACGGAAACGAGCGAGCCTCGTTTGCATTCCACAtacactcctgcctgcctgcccgcggcTCCCCGCCGACGCGAAATGAGCTCCCGCGAGCGGTGGACAACCAAGGCTGCCTGGCCGCCTGCGCTACGGCGCTCGCCGAGGATGACGAGCTCACGTCAGGATGCAAAATGCTAGCGTCAGGAGGCTAACCTCGACGGCGATGTTAGCTGCGCTAGATAGCATGTAGCTAGCCAGGAAGCCAAATGCAACgttcttgtaaaaaaatatgttccggttgtattttatttgcttttgtgcACGGAACCTTCTTTGCGGCCGCGGTTCTTTTTGGAAGAGTATATTATAAATAAAGTTGGCTAGTTAGCATGGGCGCTAACAGGCTAGGCGAGCCGGCAGGTTGACGTGTGCCTCTCACGCTCGAGGGGAAGGTCGGGCAGGTTTCCTCCCCTTAAGAACGAAAGACGACCCGCAGGCGCCCACTTAAAAGACGTTATCGCGCCCCGAGCGCCTCCATGGCGGCTCGGCTCGCGGAGCTTCAGGGGAGCGTCGTCGCCGGGGCAGCCCGCGCCGAAGGCTGCTcgaggtggctgggggaggGTAGGCGGCTTTGCTCGCTCAACTTCCTCCGCGACCAAAGGCGCAAACTGCAGCGGCGACGTCGCTACACGAGGCACTCTGGAGACCACCGGGGTCCTTGGCGTGGCAGCGCCCCGTCAAATAAAACGGGAGGTGCGGGGCGATTGAGCTTCGTGCCCCGCCAGTTCCCCGCGATCTCTCTCCGTCCGAGTGTTGCGCGTCCTGGGGGTTGCTTGTATCCCTGGGGCTCACCAAGCAAAGCACTCGCCGACTGCGGTAGCAAACATGTCAGCCTCCTCCGTGTTTTTGTCGACTTTCGCTCGATAGCGGGACTCGgcaggctggctggctggctggctggctggctgcgCTCGCCTCTGGTGGCTCCGCTTCCTCCCACTGCCGCGAGAGAGGCCGCCAAAACCCGGAACGGCTGAGCCGATGGAGCCGGAGCGGAGCCAGGCCGGTACTGCTCGGTTCGCTTCGTTCGCACGCACGCGCCGTGCGCTTGTAGTTGACACACGAAAGCGAAACTTGACCAACTCCGAGGTTCCGACACGTTTCGgatgacgtcacatccgtgGGGCTTTGTCTACATTTTGCATCCAAACACTTTTGTTATCGTAATCTTCTCAATTCAAAGGTGACATGTTCAGACTAAATTGCCCTGCGGTcgcccggcgaccagttcagggtgtaccccgcctcctacccggagtgagccgggataggctccagtactcccgcgacccccgtgaggataagcaactcagataaGCTAATATTGCCCAGTCAAACTGCACGGGGCAATACCCTAATCTAATGTCGCCACACTTGAGTAAAGCGCAATATTAAAAACAGCACCACATTTCtttaaaagaaagacaaaaggcaAAGAAGGCACCGTTTTCAGGGTCCAGAGgctaaaggtgtttttttttttttttttttattcaataaataaaCTGGAAACAAACGAACATTTCCTTGCTTTCAGTGTGGATTTTTGGGGATTTCCCACTTTCAGAAACATTTTCCATTCACATAGGTTGTCATATATTCGTGCAACAAGCTAACATCATATTAATACTGGCTTATGTTCAGAAAATGTGTCTTTGTTCCTCAATCAACAGTACTTAGAAGAGCAAGTGTATTGTCTTTTCCTCCATCTTGCATTATTATATGAAATGGATTAGTATTTAgaccattttatttgtgttgtgcATCTACTGGCGATAGAACACATCTCAATCggttttaaaattcaaaaaaaaaaaacattcatacttgTGAGATTTTGTCGAGAGACTGACTTTTTACCAATGACGATCTTTGAGGTCTGTTGGAGTGTTTTTATTGCGATGGTGAATTGAGCAAAGGGGAAGTGCGTTGCGAAGGTCCCCGCTACTGCTGGATGCGCCTGATGGACTGGATCTGGGGCGTCTGGCAGTGCGCGCCAAACTCCTTGAAGTGTTTGTACTCCCCGCAGTGGCGGTCGCACTCCATGATGTACTGGTAACCACGGTAACCGGGGTACTGGTAGCACACCAACCTGCGGACAGAGGACAAGTGACTGAGTGCCTTTTTTCCTGAGCGTCTTTTTCTCGTGACGTTACATTTGAAGACACGCGTGTGTTACTTTGTCATTCTAAACAAATCATCGATGTTCTCAGCCAATgaatgcgaaaaaaaaaaaaaaaaatgacagcttcCGCCTCTCAAAAATGTTTCCGTCTCAATCATGAAAGCTAACCGTTAACTTGAAATACTCAACGTGGAATATCGCCAGAAGAAAAGTAACCTCTTTCTGTAGAGGACTTGGGCTCGATCCATCCgttccaatttcttagccgcttatcctcaccagggtcgtgggagcgctggggcctatcccagctgtcaacgggcggggcgcaccctgaactggttgccagccaatcgcagggcacatggagacagtcaacagtcaaactcacaatcacaccgaagggggcaatttagagttgcgtgcttttgggatttgggagcaAAGCGGAGtgaccacccggagaaaacccacacaggcacggggagaacatgcaagcgccacacaggcggggccaggatcccaacccgggtcctcagaactgtgaggccgacgcttcacAGCTGTTCCATTGTGCCGCCTGGGATTGATACATAGGAGCAAATGATAATCAATATTTTACGGACGGATGAACgcaaaataaagcattttggCAATGCGCACAAACAGTATGATTCCAAATGGCACAATGAAGCCTTTAAGGAAAAGCACACGAGGCCGACAGTCAAGCAAGGTGGGGGCGCTCGGTTACATCTGGGACTGGATCACAGGCGTCATGAAATCAGAAAGAACCTGATCAAGAAATAAGTGTCTGACCCAGTGTAAGAAAATTTGCTTTGGGCTGGAGCTCTTGGGCGCAAGACTCCAGACCCGGAgcacaaacaaaagtatacacaAATGGTGGGAAAGGAAAAAAGCCAGCAATGAATCCTGCTCTCCATCCAATTGAAAACCCCACAGGGGAGCTGAAAGCTGCCATCGGGGAAAAGAACCCTGCAAATGTTCAAGAGCTCCAACAAGTTGCGAAGGAAGAGTGGGAGAAAAGTGCAAAAAGCGGAACCGTTCGGAGGCCGTCGTCGCTGCCGAAGGGTGTACGAACAaatgccgccatttttgctgCACGAGCTGTTTTCTGCCTTCAGTTGATTGGAATTTTGGTACATTTCCGTTATTCAGTCGACGCTGTGGCAATGGTGGGAAGCGCGACGATGCGCCAggccgcggggggggggggggggggggggggggggcgctgtgACACCACCACGGGAAGTAACCAAAGACACAAACGCAGAGTCAGACGCAATCAGTCTGCGAGCCGCTTTGGGAAGGAATCGCATTCGCATTTGCGAAACGCGACTTCCACGTGCGAGACAGACACACGGACTCAAGTTCAAGTCCCGGCTGTTTTTCTTGTCGTTCTCAAGAGCTAATTGATCCCCCCGCTGAGGGGTGCCACAGCACGGTGGAAAagcacaccttttttttttttccccctcggtGCCACTCCTCACAGTCCACGTTTCCCCCGTGCCggcgcggcttttctccgggtgggcacgccgctttcctcccacgtccccaaaacaggcATCGATTGGcggttgtgattgtgagagccGACGGTTTTCTGTCTcccgtgtgccccgcgattggctggcgacgggTTGaggggtgttccccgcctcggGTTATGCTCCGGaagctcccgtgaccctcgtgaggacgaGCGCTGCGCAGAGGCTCCTTAGCACCCTTCCTGATAGTTTCCTTAGCAcgcagatgccacaagatgacagcaaagtcctattttcttttctttgtctcGAACACAAAACAGTTCCCGTTTTTGTACTTGTGGAAACTTCTGTCAAGTTGTAGTTTGACGAAAGAGGACGACTTCTTTTGTCACAATGGGTGAGGACTTTTGGCACCGCCGCACTTGAAAGCTACAAAGAGCGGCGATTTTTCACTCACGCTCCCGACTGGACTTTGAGGGATCCCACTTCGTTGTTGCACCAGCCCATGGCCTGCAGGGACGGGTAGTCGTCGCTCAGCTCACCTTTCCGGCCCAGGAAGTTCTCCCGCTCAAAGATGGTCATGCGGCACTCTCGGTGGTTCTGGCGGAGAGAAGCCGACGCACTCAgactcggggaaaaaaatgggaagccCGACCCCGAAAGGACGGGCGGATCCGCTCACCGCGCAGGCGATGGGCCTGAAGGAGGTCAACCTCTCGATGTGGTACGCGTTGCTGCCCCCGAAGGCGTCGCACTGGGGGTACTCGCCCCGCTCCAGAACCAACTGTTGCCCCTGGAAGGAGGCGTGTTCGTAGCCCACCCAGCTGGAAAAGAGGAAAGGTGACCCCGGTCAGGCGCGACCTCGCCCTGCGCGCCTgggcccgtgtgtgtgtgtgtgtgtgcatcgcTGCGCGCACTCACGCGCCGCTCTCCACGCGCAGCGAGCGCACCGTCTCAAAGCCGAGCTCCATCACGTTGCCGCACTCCGACGTGAACTCGTGACGGCGGCCCTGGAAACATTCCTCGTCGAAGACGAGGATCTGCTCGCGCGCGGCGACCGCGACAAGGATAACACGGTCATCGGGTGACACATGGTCACGGCGACGTATCCCGCCACGTCTGAAAGTATTCCCGGCTGGAGCGGCGTTCTTCACTCACCTTCCAGTGGCCGGAGTACTTGGTGCAGTGGTGTGTCATCTTGTCTGCGGGGAGGCGTTTGAATGCTGTTACACGGTCATTACATTGGACATCATGTTGTTGCCGGATGCTTTTACACGCTTGATAATGCTAGTAATCCAGGCTTTTATGTGGTTCTCCGTGTTCTTACGTCGTCAATGTTCACGCATTCACGCGGTTGTAACGGGACAGGAACACGATTCCGCGCTTTGGTGGCAATTCACAAGTACATCGAAAGGGACCGACGGGGTCGACCTCATGTCAGGCTCCGTCCCCGGGACCCCTCGAGGCCACCGGGCAAATGCGCGAAGGACTCACCTTGCTGCGACGCTCTTTGCTGCTGTTGAGGAAGAGTGAGGGGAGCGGGGTGCCCCCCTCCCTTTTAAAGCCTCCCATCTGGGGCGTGGGGCACCACGAAAGGCCCCGCTCAGCAAGAGGGGCGGGCTCTCTTTTGTGTGACCTGGCCACCCACCCCCGAACGAAGCGGGGCGGCATTCGGCTCCTCGGACCCTCTGCGCCGAACCCGGGACCGGGGCCGGGGCGGCGCTCTTGCGGGTTCAACTCGCTCTTACCTCAAGGCGGAACTTCCTGCCGATTGGGACGTGGGGAACCAACGGGAATCTTTCGCTCGTTTTGTGGACATTTTCGCAACGATCGACATTACGCACACGAACGAGCGTATTTGATTTTGGGCGTGAAACAAATGTGCGATAACAACTCATTTCATACCTTGACATGTATGTCTTtgatttcaaatgcttttaatcacgaGAAGCACCttgcgtatgaaatgcgctCGATGAATACCTTTGCTTTGTTAATAAACAGGTCACAACATTCAATCATTTCCAACTCCTGAATCACGATGAAGGAATTTCTGTGGCCACTgtacaaagatttttttcatttcttctacGGGTTAAAGGCTTGcaggtgccccccccctcctcctccctttttattataattttttttttttttttatcctgttcAGCTGTTACGCAAATTCGTAGATCTCTTCTTCCAGAAGAGTTTGACTGTGTCACAGTGTACTTTTTGGACCTCCGCTGTAGTTCTTTGTATTCCGATGTATATTGACGGACGTGAACACTTCAGTCGGTCAGAAGAAGTTTTTAAATGAGAAGACAACAAAAGAGAGTGAGGAGAGTCGATCATTATGCAATTTACCTCGTACGATGACACGTTGGGTGTCAAGTCTGGCTGGGATCGCCGCCTCCTTTCTGCACAAGAGATCAGAGATGATTTTAAGATTGTGGTGGCAAGAATGCCGTCGTTGTCTGAAAATGGAGTGCGAAAAAGAAACATCTACCGCTCATCGGATGGCGACGTCCACACGCTTCCAAATCACCAGCTGTCCCCCTCTTGAAGTGTTTCTCGAGATGATTTACACATACTGTGCCCTTCTTAAACAGATGTAAAAGATAGTCCCACGAGACGCTTTCATTTGGttttcgtccatccatccgttggTCGGGCGCGGCTCAGACCACACGGCCCGGCGAGATGAGTTGCCGCCCGATCTTCTCGTACACATCACGTTAATCCCATCTGTACTGCGTATCGGCAACCATCGCATCTCCACTAAAATTCCTAATCTGTCCGCAGGAAGACCATTAGCATTTAGCGTAGCAACAACACTGTGCATTAGGCCGTTAGACAAGGGTTAAAGGTCAGTTCGGGCCATCTTGCCAGAGATCGCCCCTGTTAGCTTAGTAGTTAGCATGTTCCTGAAGCCAGTTAGCCAAACGCCAGCCAGGAAACTCTATCAGCATGGCCTAGTAGCTAGCCAAAGTCACTGATGACGTAGCGGGACACtggt
This DNA window, taken from Syngnathoides biaculeatus isolate LvHL_M chromosome 17, ASM1980259v1, whole genome shotgun sequence, encodes the following:
- the cryba4 gene encoding beta-crystallin A4 — protein: MTHHCTKYSGHWKILVFDEECFQGRRHEFTSECGNVMELGFETVRSLRVESGAWVGYEHASFQGQQLVLERGEYPQCDAFGGSNAYHIERLTSFRPIACANHRECRMTIFERENFLGRKGELSDDYPSLQAMGWCNNEVGSLKVQSGALVCYQYPGYRGYQYIMECDRHCGEYKHFKEFGAHCQTPQIQSIRRIQQ